ccggcgtacgaagaggcgctgcaaaGCAGTGTCGCCGGGGACACGAGCACAAGCTCGCACGGAGCGAACACGAGCGGTGCGCTCGCACCGCCGCTACCACCCCGCACCCAGCAGccatcgcctgcgccgtcgacTCCGCAACCCGGCACGCCCGTGCAGTATGcaccgtcgccgcggccgcctgcaTCGCCTGTGCCTGCTGCGCAGAGAGCCGGGCCGCTGCCTACCTATACGCACCAGCCCGGACACCCGTTGCTGAACGAAGGGCGGCTGCTTGTCTATCCCGTCCACAAAGGCCGCTGTGAAAAGTGCGGCAACACGGGGTACAAAGGCGGCGACCCCTCGCGCCCGTGTTCGCGGTGCTGGCGCAAGTACGGGCGTGCAtacagcggcgcgctgaaGCAGGCGTACGAAGGCACGGGCCTTGCCTCTGTCCTGCAAGGCATGTCGCTGCAGCGCCCCCTGCCCGGCGCAGTGAACTATACGCATCCCAACATGGTGCACCAAGGCACGCAGCCAGTCGGGTACGTGGCGAACCAGTCGTACATGCCCTATGCGCCCTACGCGCCCTACCGCCCTGCCGCGCAGTACGTCCCTCCGGCAGCGGCTcaggcgcctgccgagcccgagcgctTCCCCGAGGACCAGCACTCGTCCGCCCCGCCGCGGTACGAgcaggcgagcgcgagcgatAAGCCGCTTCCCGACCAGCAGTATCCGCAGCagcatgcgccgccgccgcaggcgccgcaggtGCCGCAGCCCGTCCCGGCTCCGCAGCCGATGCCAGGCGGgtggggcgcggcgcagccggcgcccATGGGCCCGACGCACTACTGGCCCGGCTACGCCCCCCCGCCCGGTGCGGTGCGTGTGATGCCCGGCGACCCTCGTATCGGGGGTATTCTGTGCCCCGAGTGCTACGGCTCTGGCGACGATGATGGCATCGTCTCGCTgttcctcggcggcggcgactgTCGCCGCTGTGGTGGGACGGGCCGCATCGGCCATGGTGGATACGTTTAGCTACTTTCTGTACTTTAGGCGCTTAAAATTGACTGGGTGAGAAGAATAACGTACAATACAGCTGGAGGATGCCGCGCTCAAACGTGCAGCGGAACCCCTTGCGGTGCGAGAACTCCCactcgcggtcgacgaTGCGGAACGCAATGTCCTCGTACGGCGGCCCCGCACTGAAtcgcagcagcgccgtgtcgctcCCTTTTTCGCGCAAAATCTTGTACGACGGCGCCTTGGTGCTGTCGATCAGGTCGGGATAGAAAATGTTAAACTTGTAGCCCTGGACGACCTTGGGCGGGGGATTCTCCGCGTCGTAGTGGGTCTGGTTGTACTTGTTCCACTCGTAGCCGGTGTGCACGCGATTAAAGTAACGCGGCTTGCGTGCTCGGTACTTGTCCTGCCACTGGTATacaggcgcgccgaggctcACGTCCTCGTTGAACGTCTCCTcctccacgccgagcgcgcgctccgacTCGATGCGGAACATTTGGTCGGCGACGGTCTCTTGAGCATCGGCTTCGtcgcgcgggcgccgccgggggACAAAGGCCGCCCGcaggatgcgccgccgcgcctcgaccagcgcgcggcgctgctcggccaccGTGAGCACCGgcagccgccgctcggcgtacGACAGCTGGCCAGgatcgcgcggcgcaggctccaTGTCCGCGTCCCACGtctcgtgcagctgcgcctcggcgggcgtgtgctcctcgagctcgagcgccatctCGGTctgctgccgccgcccttccttccgctgccgccgctggaggtgcgcgatgcggtgGTCCAGCACACGCGCGTGCACttcgcgcagccgcgcgacgctgcgccagacgacaatgcgccgcagcagcgactCCCAGTACTCTACGTCGAGTGGCTCGCCGGAGCGCAGCTTGGCACGCACCTGGCACTGCAGGTCGtacagctcgtcggccgaCTTGGCCGCGAGCATCGCGTCGGTCTCGGCGAcgatcgacgcgtcgacgtgcgcgccgctcgcctcgccgcgctgcgtacgCAGCCGGTCGTCGCAGACGATCAGCATGTGCCGCCAGAACTCGatcgcgtcgcggtcgcgctcgagttGCACAAACGACTGTATATCCTGGtggagctcggcaagctccGTCGGGAGCAGCGACGAAAAGAGCGCAGTCGgctccgcgagctcggcctctgcgccgtcgtcctcgtcgctggacgcgccgtcgctcgggcgcgcccACATCCAGTGCATCACGAGCACGTCAATTGGCTGCGCGCGGTtctcgcgcacgcggatcgatgcgcgcagcttcgcctgctcgaggtggaACTGGTCCTCTTTGGCCGCCCAAtccgtcgccgccgactcggacgtgcgtgcggcgtgcgccttttcctgctcgcgcgcgcgccgctcacgTTCGCGCTGCATACGCCGCGCATTCAGGCGCTCCACCTCGTGCATGGCCTCGgtccgccgctcgcgctcgcgccgctccgcgTCTTCGCGCGAGaggccggcggccgacgcctgcgcctctttttTTTTCCAGTGAAATTTTTCGCCGTCCTGGAACAGATCGCCGCCAACGGAGTacatgcgcgcctcggcgacttCTCGCCGCTTCACCGCCTCGCTGGActccggcgaggcggcgcgtttcggcgccgcgccgcgccgcaccgacATGCTGTGGAGGTGCGCTGGGAGCGGTGGCAACACGTGGCCTTGGCGGTGTGGAGTGTGACGAACCCCGCCATGTCTCGCGGAcaggcgagcgacgcatcCGCGGCCCCTCCCCGTGAGCTGTTGCAATCAAGTGTGGGTAAGCCGCTTCGTATTGGCGTGACGTACAAGAGCTTTGCTGCGCCGAGCTATGACGCACAGGACGATGCCGTAGTGGGCCGCCTCTGGGCTTACGACCAGGCCCTGGACGTggtcgtgctcgagacggGCCGTGCAGGTGCGCTTCCCGCGTCcctgcgccgtgccgcggcctcggctgcgtacgatgcgccgaattcgggccgcggcgcggcgcctgccaCGACCGGTTTCAAGCTGGTCCAGGGCCGCtgcatcgcgcgcgtcgacatTCTCAGCGATGAGGAGTACGCAGCATCACATGGCACGCATGGCCTGTCGACCGTCGCCAGTGTCCCTGTCGCAGCGAtggaggcgcgcgacgcggcggcgaccaaGCGcagcctcgagcgcgcacAGCAGATCGGGCCGAAGGAGgccggcgagctcggccaggGAATCTTTGACGCGCTGAGCAAGACGTACGTTTTCTTTTCGCTTACACAGGCTCCCTTGCCGCTGGCACGATGCGCAGATTATTGTGCTCGACGAAGTGGTCgtctcgccgccgacctACGATACCAGCTCGACCTACGTGCCGAatctcgcgcgcgagcacaTTGATAAACTACTGGAAGGTGTGGATATTCCTGCAGACGAGGCCCCGAGTGTCGACCGTGCGCATGCCAAGGCTCAGACGTGGCAGCGTGTGACAAAAGTGGTACGTGGCCCAGCTCACCCAGCTCGAGGGCGTCCGCCGCAAGCTCCTTCCGACGCTCGCACCGTAGACACGTGGCGCCACGTGCGCAATTTGTAGtccgcgcccgccgcggcaaGGTGTCTGTCGCGCCATGAGCTCTGTCCTGTCGAAAGCGTTTCCCGCGGTGGTGAAGGAGATCCGTCTGCACCTGTCGCCTACGGGCACGGGTAGCGCGGGTGCTCGGTAGGTATATTTTCGTGTCGGCTTACGCCAGGAAATTCCTCGAGACGAACTACAAGACGATCAAGCAAAACAACCCGAACCTCCCGTTCCTCgtccgcgaggccgagaagacgccggcgcgccttATTATGCGCATGGGTACGTTTCGAGGCTAACGgcagagcgcggcgctgagcgcgacgtggatATCAACGCCCTGGAGCCGCGTGCGATCGAGAAAAagatcgccgagctgctcaagtAAGCCGGCACTATGGATGCCTCTGTGTGATAGCGTATAGCGATACTACGCTGACATGGAAAAAAGGGGGACGCGTGCGAGAGGCGGTGGAATGGCGCATGCATAGGCAAAGATCGGGCATGAGCAGTGCGAAAACGGCTGCTCGCTAGGCTGCGTGTGTATGTTGCCCCCTCTATGTTTACGAGGGACGTGCTGTCGTACTCTCGTCGTTCCTGTTGATTCCATAGTGATAGAGCCGTGTGGGCCCTGGCCGAGGCTCTGCGTGTTCCTGCCGAGTCCCTGCCGAGCACCCTGCCGACCCTGCCCACTAATCAGAAATCGCCCATTTGCCCGATTCAATTCCTTCGCGCACTGCACGATGAAGATCCAGGGCCGCCAtatcgagcgcgacgggAGCGGCAGCGTCACCGTGATTCCCGAGGGCGAGTACGTCACCGCACTAACACAGTGAGGACCTCTACCACCTCTACAACCTGATCCAGCCCGAGGACCTGGTCCGCGccacggccgtgcgccgcgtcacgtccgagtcgtcgaCCGGCTCGACCGAGTCGCACCGTGTGCGTCTGCAGCTCACCATCTCGGTCACCAAGCTCGACTTTGAGATGGACGGTGGCGCAGGCATGTCGAAcgagagcgcggcgcccctCGGCCAAATCACCACCGACAGCGCGAGCGAAGCGAGCTCtgcggcctcgacgccgttCAGCTCCAtggtcctcggcgaggcgggcaACAGCACGCCTGCGACGCTGAGTGGTGCCTCGCAGGGCCAACCGACGCTGCACATCTctgggcgcgtcgccgaagAGAATCCCCACGTACGCACCGGATCCTTCCACACCCTCGACATCGAGATCCAGCGCAAGCTTACCATCACGAAAGAGCTGTGGGACAAGCCCAACCTCGACCTCCTGGACGAGAGCAGCGAGGCAGGGAACTCTGCAGAGGTCGGCGCAGTGATCCTCGGCGAAGGCAAGGCGATCGTGTGCCTCTTGACGAACCACATgacgctcgtgcgccagcgcatccAGGTGGCAATGCCCCGCAAgcgtgccggcgcaggctacggagcggcgtcgagcggcacagCAAAGCTCTCGGAGCGCTTTAATGACCAGGTCTACAATGCAGTGATCAAGCTACTCTCGCTCCCGTCGATGCGTgtcgtgctcctcgcgTCGCCCGGCTTCTGGCGCGAGTCGATGTacgagctcctgctcgccgaggcgacgcgccgcggggaGAAGCTCCTGAGCGGTGCCGAAGggcggcgcaagctgctCAAGGTGCACTGCGCCACGACGCACGTCCACTCGCTTATGGACGTGCTCAAGTCGCCCGAAGTCTCGTCGCAGCTCCAGGATACCAAGTTTACGCGCGAGAACCAGGTGCTGGACAAGTTTCTGCGCACACTCTCGTCGGACGATTTGCGGGCGTGGTACGGCGAGCGGGCGATCGTGCTCGCGagccagcgcggcgcgatcggcacgctcctcctctCGGATgcgatgctgcgcaacACACAcccccagcgccgcaagcagTGGGTCGATCTATGCGAGCACGTCAAGTCGTTTGGCGGCGACGTCGTCATGTTTTCGTCGCTGCACGAAAGCGGGCGGCAGCTGAatggcctcggcggcgtcgcggcgctgctcaccTACCCGCTGGACTtggacctcgtcgaggaggaagaggcggagctcgcggcggagcaAGAGACATAGATTACAGTTCGTCGGCAGGCGTCATACCACGAAAGAGCGGCGTATcttcgcgccgctcctcgcgccCGTACTGCCGCTGGGAACGCGCAGGCCCCGCCGCGGGCGCGTCCCACACGacccgcgcgcgcgactgcagctggcggcgctcctcgccggaCGTCCCATCGTCCTCGACGTGAAAGAGGGCGgggtcggcggcgagcaccgccgccgtcggctCAAGCACGCACACGAACTCTTTTCCAAAGATGGTAAAGCCCGCATAGGATACCTTGACCTTGGGCTTGATTTTCACGTCCTCATCCGACGAGGGCTCCTCGTGCTCCTCGTGCTCCtcgtgctcctcgtcgcttTCTGGGATaaagagcggcgcgccgtcgtcgagcggctccTCCTTGACTACGATGGGATTCGCATCGGAGCGCGGTGGGACGGCCGCGTTCGACGGCgcatccgcctcgtcgagcggcacggcacGCCCTGGAAACTGCAGCGATTTCGACTGGGTGAGCCGGGGTAGgagcgacgtaccttgAGCAATACGCCGTGCGTATGATCCATCTCTTGAAAGTAGAACAGCAGCTTAAAGGTATCTTGGTGGTGAGCGGATCCACGTACCTGCCTCGCAGAGCTCGGCCCTGTCGGCGCCGGGGAGGGGGTGGGCAAGGAGGGTGCGCATGCTGGGTGAGAAGGACGACGTACCGAGGCCGGAGCAGCTCGGTCACCGCACGCTGCCACAGCTCGGGGTTCTCGTTGAGCCAGCGCACATGCCGCTGGTCGAGGTACAGCACCGTCGTGAGGATCGTATGCGCGGATATCCGCAGGTAGCAGACATTCCGCACGCCGAACTGCATCGTGTGGAGAACGTCCGTGCGGCGATGTtttggcgcggcgcttgtcTCGGGCGGGGTGTGGCGAGTCCGTACGTGTGTAGGCGCACGtacgcgacgcagcgcttGCCTCGCATCTATCGCTACTGGATTGACGTGCACGGCCAGGTGCGTGCCCCATCTTATGCAGCTCTTTTTGTACGATACTGTCCCAAAGAACCTCACGTCGTGtacgtcgctgcgctcaCCCAGGCTTCAAGTCGGTGCCGTTTCTCAACTTTTTCTatgcgcgcgtgcagccGACACCGACAGATGCtccgcgcggcacgccgcccgacgtgctcaccggcgaggaggagcacTGGACGGCCGACGCATCTCGTCTCGCCGAGATCCTGCGCGCCGGTGGCGACTctgccgcgcacgagcaggGGTGGCAGGAGCTGTGGGCGGCACTGGCCGGCGAGGGCATGACGTGGCTCAGCAAGTGCCAGGGCGAGTGGAATGTCATCCACGCGGTCGACACCCCGATCGTCTTTCGCGCGCTGTCGCACGAGGGTACGTCGCATGGCTGACCCAGGTGTGCTTTCGTGGGCGGGCGACTATACGATGCCGCTGGACccctcggcgctgcttgTGCATCCGTACGTGTTCTTTATTTTGTTCTCATGCCAGTGTTTCCGGCTATCTCTACCACCCCTCTCCCCCAACGCCTCTCAAGCGCGCGCCTCCCGAGCCCTACGGCAAGTACAGCCTGATTTCGTCCTATgtcgtgctgcagcacctAGTCGCCGGCCTCGACATTGACCTCGAGTGCACCGacacgctgccgagcggccgGCGGTCGGCCGGCACACTTGCGTGGCAAGGACAGACCTATAcactcggcgtgctcgacccCCAGGCCGACCTCCCCCcccaggcgccgccgcataGTGTTCATTGTCCCTAGACTCACCTCTGCGTGCCTGCGTCTGCCCTTCACAGCCTGCGCACCTGTCTGGCCAAAAAAGGGCCAATCAAAATTCGTGTGGAGTTCGTGGCTGTTTGCGCCGACCAACCGCAACGCTGGCTGCTGCTGAGCGCCACTTTGTTGTTTCTCTGACGGTGGTACCATGGGCGATCCCGAAGCGGAGCGCGGGCGCCTGGAGCGTATCCGCGCTGCgaagcgtgcgctgcgcaagttccagcagcgccgcgagcaggagcagagcaagcgcgcgtcgcggacgctgcgtgcctcgGTCGTGCTCCAAGGTGCGGACGTGCCGACGCTCCTCACGCAGTCGTACACTGCGACCAACAATCCATCCTCGTCTGCACGCGAGTCGGCGCACCGTGCGACTGagtcgtcgcgccggcgccacTCGCGTACGCAGTCGATCCTCTCGGAGGCCTCGGACaagcgcagctcgcgccaGCGCTTCTCGATGAGCGGCCCGGCGAGCAAtagcgcgcggcgcagcgtgcacgTACGGAATCCGTCAGTCGCGCTCCCGGCGCAGCtcccgccgccgaccgggCGCCGGCCGATGAGCGTTGTTTTTTCGCACCAGCCGCGGGCGTCGATCGCAGGCGTGCCGGTCGAACAGAACACCACGCCGcagacgacgccgcggctgaacagctcgccgcgtctcggcgaTGCACACCGGAGATCGCGGCACTCGCGCCAGTTTAgcgtctcgacgcgccgcgagagCTTTGAGATCATGAGCGGACGGGCGCTGCCGTCGGCGATCGATACCATGCTTCATTCGACGCAGCATCAGCGGCAGtcgcgcgcaggccgcgcgtcCGTCCGCTTCTCTGCCCTGGaggccgcgagcgtgctCTTTGGCAATCCCCAAAAGCCCCTGCCGCCCGTGCCGCAAGAATGGCGCGCAGGGCTCTGGGCaaacgacgacgaggacggcgaggaCCGCGTGAGTGCCCTCGACAAGCTCGAagggcgcagcggcggccagcgcgcagacaccgagcgtgcgccccgcgcctcgacgccgagctggctcggcgagccACTCCaaggcgcaccgccgccgccgccgcgcaaagagtcgccgcccgcggacctcgacacgctcgtcgaggaggacgaggaggagagCCAGgcgagcctgcgccgcaaggagcgccgcgacgcgacgccgaccaagCCGGACACGTCTGCCGAAAAAGAGGCGGACACGAGCCGCTCGCTGCGTCCGCTGCGCCTCTCGACGATGAatgcgagcggcacgccgctgctcggcggccgcagcaTGTCGGCGaccaaggcgcagcgccgcgtgtcGAATATCATGTACAAACCGCCTACGGACGCGGACGagcggccgctgcgccatcaggcgccgtcgtcgcgcagcgcacagTCGTCCAACACCTCGTGGCCGATGACGGACGCTGCAGGCAGCGTCCTCTTTTCGCCCAAGTCGATCGCCTCCGactcgcccggcgcgacgagcgtcgactCGGCGGACcacacgccgcggcgcaagccgccgccggccgaccgccagcgcgaggtgatggcgctccagcgcgaggtcgaAGAGGTGCGGCAGGTGATgggcgcgcaggtcgcgcaggtcgcccaagcacgcgacgcggccgaggcgcgcgccgcggcgctcgacgcggagatgcgcacgctgcgcgagcgcgtcgaggagatcgagggcgagcgcgacatgCACAAGGAAGACGTCGACGGGTGGcgcacgcggtgctcggaTCTGGAGCAGACGATCCAGtcgcagcagctgcgctTCAAGCAGGAGCAGACGtggcggcacgcggcgaCCAAGCGCATGCAGGCCTTGTCGAACCGCCTCAAGAGCCATGAAAGCTCGTTTGACTCCAACTCGTCGGGCTCGCAGCTCGTCTCGCTCTCGAGCATGTCGAGCATGTCCCCGCTCTCGTTcgaccgcacgctcgacccGATCGCCGACCTGCCCGAGCTGCCCCAGATgccgtcggacgacgagctgggcgGGTGGTCGATGCAGATCGCGCGCCAGCTGTCGAAGCACGCGCCGGACATGACGCACGACGGCCCGTCGCCGGAAACCGTGCG
This window of the Malassezia japonica chromosome 4, complete sequence genome carries:
- a CDS encoding uncharacterized protein (EggNog:ENOG503P7QH) translates to MPDWHDAPPAYEEALQSSVAGDTSTSSHGANTSGALAPPLPPRTQQPSPAPSTPQPGTPVQYAPSPRPPASPVPAAQRAGPLPTYTHQPGHPLLNEGRLLVYPVHKGRCEKCGNTGYKGGDPSRPCSRCWRKYGRAYSGALKQAYEGTGLASVLQGMSLQRPLPGAVNYTHPNMVHQGTQPVGYVANQSYMPYAPYAPYRPAAQYVPPAAAQAPAEPERFPEDQHSSAPPRYEQASASDKPLPDQQYPQQHAPPPQAPQVPQPVPAPQPMPGGWGAAQPAPMGPTHYWPGYAPPPGAVRVMPGDPRIGGILCPECYGSGDDDGIVSLFLGGGDCRRCGGTGRIGHGGYV
- a CDS encoding uncharacterized protein (EggNog:ENOG503NVBI; COG:T); the protein is MSVRRGAAPKRAASPESSEAVKRREVAEARMYSVGGDLFQDGEKFHWKKKEAQASAAGLSREDAERRERERRTEAMHEVERLNARRMQRERERRAREQEKAHAARTSESAATDWAAKEDQFHLEQAKLRASIRVRENRAQPIDVLVMHWMWARPSDGASSDEDDGAEAELAEPTALFSSLLPTELAELHQDIQSFVQLERDRDAIEFWRHMLIVCDDRLRTQRGEASGAHVDASIVAETDAMLAAKSADELYDLQCQVRAKLRSGEPLDVEYWESLLRRIVVWRSVARLREVHARVLDHRIAHLQRRQRKEGRRQQTEMALELEEHTPAEAQLHETWDADMEPAPRDPGQLSYAERRLPVLTVAEQRRALVEARRRILRAAFVPRRRPRDEADAQETVADQMFRIESERALGVEEETFNEDVSLGAPVYQWQDKYRARKPRYFNRVHTGYEWNKYNQTHYDAENPPPKVVQGYKFNIFYPDLIDSTKAPSYKILREKGSDTALLRFSAGPPYEDIAFRIVDREWEFSHRKGFRCTFERGILQLYFNFKRLKYRK
- a CDS encoding uncharacterized protein (COG:S; EggNog:ENOG503P7FY), with amino-acid sequence MSRGQASDASAAPPRELLQSSVGKPLRIGVTYKSFAAPSYDAQDDAVVGRLWAYDQALDVVVLETGRAGALPASLRRAAASAAYDAPNSGRGAAPATTGFKLVQGRCIARVDILSDEEYAASHGTHGLSTVASVPVAAMEARDAAATKRSLERAQQIGPKEAGELGQGIFDALSKTYIIVLDEVVVSPPTYDTSSTYVPNLAREHIDKLLEGVDIPADEAPSVDRAHAKAQTWQRVTKVLEGVRRKLLPTLAP
- a CDS encoding uncharacterized protein (EggNog:ENOG503P78W; COG:C); translation: MSSVLSKAFPAVVKEIRLHLSPTGTGSAGARKFLETNYKTIKQNNPNLPFLVREAEKTPARLIMRMERGAERDVDINALEPRAIEKKIAELLK
- the DOM34 gene encoding Translation factor pelota (COG:J; BUSCO:EOG09262NB1; EggNog:ENOG503NUSJ), giving the protein MKIQGRHIERDGSGSVTVIPEGDEDLYHLYNLIQPEDLVRATAVRRVTSESSTGSTESHRVRLQLTISVTKLDFEMDGGAGMSNESAAPLGQITTDSASEASSAASTPFSSMVLGEAGNSTPATLSGASQGQPTLHISGRVAEENPHVRTGSFHTLDIEIQRKLTITKELWDKPNLDLLDESSEAGNSAEVGAVILGEGKAIVCLLTNHMTLVRQRIQVAMPRKRAGAGYGAASSGTAKLSERFNDQVYNAVIKLLSLPSMRVVLLASPGFWRESMYELLLAEATRRGEKLLSGAEGRRKLLKVHCATTHVHSLMDVLKSPEVSSQLQDTKFTRENQVLDKFLRTLSSDDLRAWYGERAIVLASQRGAIGTLLLSDAMLRNTHPQRRKQWVDLCEHVKSFGGDVVMFSSLHESGRQLNGLGGVAALLTYPLDLDLVEEEEAELAAEQET
- a CDS encoding uncharacterized protein (EggNog:ENOG503P6QB), whose product is MQFGVRNVCYLRISAHTILTTVLYLDQRHVRWLNENPELWQRAVTELLRPRMRTLLAHPLPGADRAELCEADTFKLLFYFQEMDHTHGVLLKSKSLQFPGRAVPLDEADAPSNAAVPPRSDANPIVVKEEPLDDGAPLFIPESDEEHEEHEEHEEPSSDEDVKIKPKVKVSYAGFTIFGKEFVCVLEPTAAVLAADPALFHVEDDGTSGEERRQLQSRARVVWDAPAAGPARSQRQYGREERREDTPLFRGMTPADEL
- a CDS encoding uncharacterized protein (EggNog:ENOG503P6K3; COG:S); protein product: MFWRGACLGRGVASPYVCRRTYATQRLPRIYRYWIDVHGQLFLYDTVPKNLTSCFKSVPFLNFFYARVQPTPTDAPRGTPPDVLTGEEEHWTADASRLAEILRAGGDSAAHEQGWQELWAALAGEGMTWLSKCQGEWNVIHAVDTPIVFRALSHEGVLSWAGDYTMPLDPSALLVHPVSGYLYHPSPPTPLKRAPPEPYGKYSLISSYVVLQHLVAGLDIDLECTDTLPSGRRSAGTLAWQGQTYTLGVLDPQADLPPQAPPHSVHCP